The following coding sequences are from one Octopus bimaculoides isolate UCB-OBI-ISO-001 chromosome 3, ASM119413v2, whole genome shotgun sequence window:
- the LOC106871457 gene encoding uncharacterized protein LOC106871457, producing MAGHLELRSKQRAVIEFLVAEGDNPVNIHRRLQHVFEDNTLDYSNVCRFNRPLKDKKVGTVSVADKPHSGWPSPSENPANKAKADALIREDRRITLDELAENLEVSHGSAYNLVESFGFSKVCAL from the coding sequence atggctggccACTTAGAGCTACGTTcaaaacaaagagcagtgattgaATTTCTTGTTGCTGAGGGGGATAACCCTGTGAACATTCACCGACGATTACAACATGTCTTTGAGGACAATACTTTAGATTATAGCAATGTATGCAGGTTTAATCGTCCTTTGAAAGATAAAAAGGTGGGAACTGTGAGTGTAGCCGATAAACCCCATTCTGGCTGGCCGTCCCCTTCTGAGAATCCTGCCAATAAAGCAAAAGCAGATGCTCTGATCAGAGAAGACAGGCGCATAACTCTTGATGAGTTGGCAGAAAACCTTGAAGTGAGCCATGGAAGTGCTTACAACCTTGTCGAATCATTTGGCTTTTCAAAAGTGTGTGCTCTTTGA